In Bernardetia litoralis DSM 6794, the genomic window AAACAGCCATCAAATACAAATTACCTGAAGAGCAAAATGTTCGTTTTGCTTTATATTGGAATCTTAGAGATGAAGTAGCAAAACGAGTAAATCGTCCTCATTATAGAGTCATTTCGAATAATCTTTTGGCTGACCTTGTACAAAGACCACCTAAAAAATTAGAAGAATGGCAAAATTTACGTGGTTCTTCACATCATTTCAAAAAACGAGCAGATGAATTTTTTACTTTATCAAAAGTAGATTTATCACAAAGAAAAAACATTTTTTTCCAAGAATTAGATAGACGAGCAGAAGAAAAAGAAGAATATTTTCACGAAAAAAGACAACATCAAAGAACACTTCATCAACGAGAAATTATTTTTACTAATTTGAGAGAAGCACTCACAGATTATAATGGTTTGAATATGCAATCACTTATTCTTTCCAACAAAAATAAAAATGATGTTCTTTGGAATGGAATTGAAAGTGTTACAAACTCTTGGAAAATGGAAGTATTAGAAAATATTGCAAAACAAAATGAATGGAATATTGATGTTTTAAAGGGGCAGCTAAAAAATTAAAATTTAATCTAAAAAAATATTCTGCAACTTTTAAATTTATTGTTTTAAGTAAAGTTCCTTATCTTAGCTTTCATAAATCATTTTTGAAAATCTCTTTTTGATAAATAATCAAGAATTCAATATATATATATTATGAAAACAATTTTGGTAACAGGTGGAGCTGGTTTTATTGGTTCTAATTTTATTCCTTATTTTTTAGAATCTCACAAAGATTACAAAGTTATTAATTTGGATTTGCTAACTTATGCAGGAAATTTAGATAATTTGAGTGAAGTTGAAAATAATCCTCGCTATGAGTTTATAAAAGGAGATATTGTAAACAGGCAATTAGTAGAGCATATTTTTGAAAAACATGATGTAAAAGGAGTCATTCATTTTGCTGCTGAATCTCATGTTGATAACTCAATTACAGACCCAGAGGCTTTTGTCAGAACAAATGTTCATGGAACTTTTACGCTCATTGATGTAGCTCGCAAATATTGGATGAATGCACCTTTTTCATACAAAGAAGGCTATGAAGACACTCGTTTTTTACACGTTTCAACAGATGAAGTATATGGAACTTTAGGAGAAACTGGTTTTTTTACAGAAACTACTCCTTATGCTCCAAATAGTCCATATAGTGCCTCAAAAGCAGGAAGTGATATGATTGTAAGAAGTTATTTTCATACCTACGGATTTGATGTTGTGATTACAAATTGCTCAAATAATTTTGGCGAAAAACAACATCATGAAAAACTTATTCCTACTATTATTCGAAAAGCTCTTTCAAATGAATCTATTCCAATTTATGGAAATGGACAAAATATTAGAGATTGGTTGTATGTTTTAGACCATTGTAAAGGAATCGACAAAGTATTTCATAAAGGAAAAAAAGGAGATTCGTATAATATTGGCTCAAATAACGAATGGAATAATTTGAATTTAGCTAAAAAAATCTGTTCACTTTTAGATACAATTAAGCCAAAAGAACAAGGTAAATATGAAGATTTAATGACTTTTGTAAAAGACCGTCCAGGTCATGATTTGCGTTATGCCATTGATTCTTCAAAAATTGAAAATGAATTGAATTGGAAGGCAAATACTGATTTTGATACTGCCCTCACAAAGACAATTAATTGGTATATTGATTTATATAATTCTGATAAATTTAAAGCTGATATTGTTGTTGATTCAAAAAAAAAAATCTTGAAAAAACAGAGACAATAAACGCAGAAGAAATAAAAGCTCAAGAACCTGTCATAGAATTAAAAACTAAACCTGTTGAAAATAACAAAACAGAAGAAAAACATATCTATAATTCTACTTTTGATACAAATAGTTATGATAAAATTTTTGATACTGCAAACTTAAATGAATCCTTAGAAGCTCTTGCAGAGGTAAAAGCTGCTCTTATCCGAACTAGAAAAGACTACGAATTTTATCAAGAAAAGGAAAAAGATGCAGAAAATAAAGCCAAACGCATTATTGCAAAAGCACAAGAAGGAAATTTAGATTGGAATGAAGCCAACAATTTAGCAATGGAACTTTTGAAAGAACAAGAACGCTCAAAACAAATGGCTGATGGAGCATTGAATCAACTTGCAGAGCTAGGAAAACTTCAAGATAAGCTTGAACAACACTCTCAAACAGTCAAATCTATTAAAGAAAAACAGCGTGTCAGAATGCCTGATTCTTCTGAAACAATTTCTATGATAGAAAGAATGAAAGCCAAAATTCAGAAAGATGAAGTTTTGGGAAATTTATATGAAGATTTTGGAAAAGATTCTGATAAAAATGACCCTTTATTAAATGAAAAAGTAAATAAAGCTCTAGGAATTGACCCTGATAAAGATGCTTTAAATGCTCTCAAAAACAAACTAGGAATAGATAAAAAATAAATCATATCTATCTAATAATCAGTAGTTTATTAACTAAATTAACTGCATTTTATTTTGAAATAAGGTGCAGTTTTTTTATATTCAAATAAACTTTTATAGTCATTTTAGCATTACGGTATTATGTTATGCGTGCATACTATTTTACTTTTAACTCCTTATTTTTATGGCAGACCAAACCCCAGCCACTATCTCCAATCAGAATGATAAGAATAACTCTGATTATATTCCAAAACAACCAAAAAGCATTACCAAAACAGTTTGGACGATATTCAGAAAAGCTAAAAAAGTATCATCTCAGGCAAATAGTATTATTAATGGTTCTGTTGGAGATAAATTTCAAGATTATTCTGTTTTGAAATCTCTGGATATTAAAATGAATTTTTATCATCGTCAAAATGCTATTAAATTAGATAAAGGTAATTTAAAAAAGCGTTCGAATTATTCATACAATGACAAACCTGTTTCAAATAAAATTTGTATTCTCATTCACGGACTTATTTTTAATGAAACTTGTTGGCAATTTAAAGACAGAAGTGATTATGGAAAAAAACTAGAAGAGGATTATGAATATACTCCATTTTATTTGCGTTATCATACAGGCTTACATATTTCTGATAATGGACAGAAATTAGCCCTTCTTTTGGAGGAATTATATCAAAACTATCCTACTAAAATTGAAGAAATTTATTTTCTTTGCCATAGTATGGGAGGTCTTTTGATGCACAGTGCAGCTTATTATGCACAAGAAAAAGATTTTGATTGGGTAAAGAAAACAAAGAAAGTATTTCTATTAGGAACTCCTCATTTAGGCTCTTTCTTTGAACGTTTTGCTAATGTTACAACAAATATTTTACAGCGTGTTCCCAACTGGCACACTCGTTTGGTTGGGAAAGTAATTAATCTAAGAAGTGCAGGAATAAAAGATTTGCGTTATGGTTATTTGAGGGAAGAAGATTGGAAAGGTAAAAATCTAGATTCATTTTTAGAAAATACCAAAAATCAAGTTCCAAAATTAGATGGAGTAGAATATTTTATTATTTCAGGAAGATTGACAAAAGAAGAAACACACTGGGTAAACTGCTTTTTTGGAGATATTTTGGTCAGTAAAAAAAGTGCAAATGCTCATTTTATTGATACAGAAGAAATCAATTCAGAGAGTGATAATTCTATTCAATTTGCAAAAACACATCATTTCAAGCTCTTGACAATGAATGAAGTTTATGAAAAAATTAAGTTTTGGATAGAGAGAAAATAATATTATTTTAAAAAAAACTCAAAAAAAAACCTTAGCCGTTCCGTTGGCTAAGGTTTTTCTTGCTTTTGCACAAAATGAGAGGGAAATATTCTCTTTTGTTAAGTCTTTTAGTTCTCTAAGTAGTCGACGTTAAGTGTCTTGTTTTTATGAATTGAAAGTCAATTAATGTATTTTTATTTATAGAAAAATAAATAAGGATATTAATCAACCATGTAAGTTTTCTTAATGGGTTATCCCATTTCTATTTCTTCTCCATTGGCATTATAAAAATGATGCTGTGTGAGAGCTAAAGAAGAATCTTCTACTAATGTTACCCATTTATAATATTTAAAAAACCATTTCATACGCATAGAAATAAATCCTGCCGTAAAAAAAGCATATAAATAAGGGTGTAAAGCAATAGTTACTTTCTTCTCATTTTGTTTGCCTAAAATATAGTCTAGCTTATGCGTAATAGCTTCAGCTACACCAATAGATGCCGAAATTTTGCCTGTTCCATTACAAGACGGACAAATTTCTCTAGTTGCAATGTTTAGTTCGGGACGCACACGCTGACGTGTAATTTGCATCAATCCAAACTTAGAAAGTGGCAAAATAGTAAATTTGGAACGGTCGGTATGCATGACTTTTTTCATGTGTTCATACAAGGCACGACGATTCTCTAATTTTCGCATGTCAATAAAGTCAATAACAATAATTCCTCCCATATCACGAAGTTGTAGTTGTCGTGCAACCTCTGCTCCAGCCTCCAAATTGACTTTAAGTGCAGTAGTTTCTTGATCGTTTTCTGAAGACGATTTATTACCACTATTTACATCTACAACATGCAGAGCTTCTGTATGTTCGATGACTAAATAACCACCACTTGGCAAACTGACTGTCTTTCCAAATAATAGTTTGAGTTGTCTTTCTATACCAAAGGTTTCAAAAATTTTGCCTCTGCCATTGTACATCTTTACGATGCGTTCTTTATCAGGCGCAATTTTGTGAATATACTCCTTTATGGTATCAAACGTACTTGCGTCATCTACTGTAATGCTATCAAAACTCTCATTTAAGAGATCTCTTAGCATAGAAGTTGCTTTGCTAATTTCTCCAATTACTTTATCTCTAGGTTTTGCACTAGAAAGATTTGCCATTCCTCCACGCCATTTATCAGAAAGTGTACTCATATCTCTGTCGAGCTCTGCTACATCTTTTCCTTCTGCAACTGTTCTTACAATTACTCCAAAACCCTCTGGTTTAATAGAATCTATAAGGCGTTGAAGACGACGGCGTTCAGTTTTGTTAGTAATTTTACGAGAAATAAGAACACGCTCATCAAAAGGAACTAACACCAAATATCTACCAGCTAATGAAAGCTGACACGACAAACGAGGTCCTTTTGTTGAAATAGGTTCTTTAACTACTTGTACCAAAACAAGCTGATTTGGCTTCAAGACATCACCCATTTTACCGAGTTTATCTATTGGCTTTTCAAGTTGAAAATTGGTAAATTTATAGTCTTGCTGTGCATTTTTTGGATTATTACTCCGTACTTGCTTCGTATATTTTATCAAAGAACTTACATTTGGACCTAAGTCCAAATAATGCAAAAACGCATCTTTTTCATATCCAATGTCTATGAAAGCTGCATTCATGCCTGGAACAATACGTCTTACTGTTCCTAAATACATATCTCCTACTGAAAACTGATGATTTCCCTCATCGTGATGAAACTCTACTAAGTTTCTATCCTGCAAAAGCGCAATTCGCCCTCCCTCAGGAGTAGCATTAATTACTAATTCGTTACTCACATTCGTAATTCGATTAGTTGAATAATTTATCTAAACTAACCTGCGCTTTAACTCGGTTAGGAAGATTCTTTGCTTCGTTTATGGCTGTGTTTGCAAAAACACAAAGTTGTAATTCATAAGAATTAAGGAGTAAAAATTAAATAAGATACTAATTTTAAAACACAAATTATTGATATTCAATCTATTGTATTCGTAATCCGTAATTCATAATCCGTAATTATTCATTATAAAGTGTTTGCTACATTTTGCCACAAACGCTTTTCAATACCAAAAGCAGAAACCCCTAATAATATAATTACAGAAAAATCTGTTTATAAGGTGTGTCTGCTTTTGTAGTGTCTCAGTTATTTTTTCTTATGACGATTTTTACGAAGACGTTTTTTACGTTTATGAGTAGCAATCTTGTGTCTTTTACGTTTTTTTCCGCAAGGCATAATGTTGTAGATTTAAATGATTAAATAATTTTTTGAAAATAAGTTTGAAATATAATTACTAATAAATTAATGTATTAGAAAAAACACAATTAAATTTACTATATAAGTCAAATAATGTATAAGATTGATTTAGCTACTTTTTACCCTTTTTCAAAGTATTAATTAAAATATTTAATTATAAATTGAATTTACTTGAAAAGCTAAATCATAATTAAGATGTCTTTTAAAGATACAATATACCCAAAAGTAGTAAAAAAATCAATCAAAATTGAATTTACTTACTCTACACCTAATTTTGGCAAAGATAGTACAAATAGTGCAAAAATCATACAATTAATAAAAATTTGTCTTATTTGTCTATTTTGGCAGTTTTTATTGAGTCTTTAGAGTCCTTTCAAATATTCCTTAGCAGCTTCTTTCAAGGCTGGGTCAGTTGCATTCTCAAAGACAAACTCTAATTCTTTTCTTGCTTTTTCTTTTGCACCTATCTCTTTATAGCTCACTCCTAAATACAAATGTGCTGAAACATCATCTGGTTTGATTTCTACTAATTTCTCAAAACGAGTAACAGCTTTATCATATTGCCCAGACTGAACAGAAAGTAATCCCAAGTTTTCAATCGCTTTTGCATGATTTGGGTCTTGCTCTACAATTTCCCTAAGCATCGCAATTCCTTTCATTGGATTTGGCGTAGTTACATAAGTCATTGCAAGTTGAGCTTTAGCATCTGTATTTTTTGGCTCTTGTGTCAAGACAAGCTCATAGTATTTTCGTGCTTTATCAGATGCAAAACTTGCTTTTGTAGGATTAATCGCAAAAACAGAGGCTTCATAATACGCATCGGCAGCAGCAAGATTATGTCCTAAAGTTGGGTTTTCATCTGCTTCAATAGCCAAATAATAAGCAGCACTATCAAAAAGACTAATTTTTTTGAGCTGCTCAACAAAGTTTTCTAAGGCTTGATGCTCGTCATTATGACTTACATTTTCTGTTTTAGAAACCTCAAAATAAAGACTACGAGCCGAGTTTAATAATTCTTTATCTTCTTCTGAAACTGTCATCAAATGCTGTGTGGTTGCATTTTGAGTTTCTTCAGTTGATTCTGAATTACTGTGGTCGTGTCCATCATCTTCGCTATGACCTTCAGGAATCTCATCTGTTTGATTAAGAGAAGAAGAAGACGAAACGACACTTTTATCACGATTTGCAGAGGCTTCATCATCATTTTTTACAACTCCTTTTGGCAAAAAAGCCAATAGAGCTGTCAGTCCAACTCCTGCTGCGATAAGTGAATACTGTTTGATTTGCATAACTTAAATAAGGGTTAATTATGAATGGTAAATGATAAATTATGAATGCAATACACCAAGTAACAGATGTAGGATTAAAATAGATTTATTTTTAACAAAAAACATATTTTGTATCAACTATAGTTTAATGAAATTTCACAATTTATCATTTACAATTATATCTAAGCCATTGCTTTCATTCTTTTATCTGACTCTTCTAATTCTACTTCTGCAAGTAGTTTTTCACTTGTTTTTACAGCCTCTACAAATGTTTTGGCTGGCTTGAAACTAGGTACAAAATGAGGTTCGATAACCATTGGTTTTTTAGCTGCAATATCACGAGCTACTTTTCTAGCTCTTTTTTTATTGACAAAACTTCCGAATCCACGAACATAAATGTTCTCTCCGTCTGCCATGTTGTCTTTTACTACATTAAAAAATTCTTCTACGATATGTTGAACATCAAATTTATCTTTTTCGGTACGATTAGCAATTTCTGCAATAAGATCAGCTTTAGTCACTGTGGTTGTTTTTTTGGGGTTAAAAGAATGAATTTTAAATAAATTGATAAATATAGGTTGTATAACTGATTTATATAAAATTCAATAAGTATGGTTGATTAAAATTAAACCTAAAGTTTAATTTTAATAGAATTTGGTTAGGTTTCAAAAATTAGCCTATTTGATTTAGACAATTACAACTAATGATTGATTACTTTCCCAAGTATATTTCATTGATTAACTAGTTGTTACATATTCCAAATCAGAGTAAAACATCAAATCAAACAAGCAAGATAAATAGATGTAATTCAAAATAAACTATTGTAAAAGTTCTCAAATTCAGAATATAAAATTATTCAATCAAATTTTAAGGTATATTCTAATTTTTTGAAATAAACTCTACAATCTATTTTTGACTATTAATTTTTATCTTTTTTCAAAATAAGAATTTAATAAATTAACTTTTATTTAGTAAAACACTAAAACTAATTACTTCATTGTCAGATTGTTGTAAATCCGTTTGGGAGTGCAAAGGTACTTTTGTAATTTGTATTTAGCAAGTAAAATTCTATTTTTATAGTGAGATTTTACCTTGAATTAAATTATTTCAAATCAAAACACTATTCTTCATCTAATTTTCTTACTAATTTTGAATATTTTTTAACTTCAAAAGTATTTTGCAATCTCAGTTTATGGTCTTAAAATGTTAAATTACTGAAAATGAACAAATTAGCAAGTTTTTTACCAAACAAAGACGATTTAATAAAAATTATAATATAACTCTATTGATAAATTGTATATTCTAAATAAGAAATAGTATCTTAATAATTCCTTAACACAAACACACACAAAATAAAATTTAGCTATGAAAAATACGGTCAAGAAAATAATGTGGGTAGTTGGAATATTATTTATTTTTTTATTGATTTTAGCAACCAATTTAATAGATAGAGATCACATAAAAGGTGTAAGGTCTTCAGTTTCGACGATGTATCAAGATAGATTGATTGTAAAAAATCTGATTTATACTATTTCTAATCTCACACAAGAAAAAAGAATTGCTTTTTTACTTTCAGACTCTAATTTTTATTCTATAGAAAATGGTGCTGTAAATGATTCTATTTATACTTTGATTAATAAGTTTTCTAGTACACAACTTACTACAAACGAAACACACTATTTAGAAAGGCTGTATAATAATTTTAAAGATGTAGAAGCATTGGAAAACCAAACGCTTAGTGATGCTACCATTTTTGAAAATAAAGAGTGGAAAGACAACATGAAAATTAAATTATTACGACTAAGAAACAACCTTAATACTTTATCTGAGATACAACTTGATGAAGGAAAAAGAGAATTAGCTAGAGTAAATAGAGCTTTTAATACAATAGATTTATTCACAAATATAGAAATTGCTTTTCTTGTTGTGATTGGTGTTATCACAATCATAATTGCGCTTTACCCTATTAAAAAAGAGTAAACTATTAATTAGGTGTATTGCTTAAAAATGCTTTCAAACCATCAATTTTAGAAGATAGAGATACTACTTTCTTTTCTTTTCTCAATGTTTCTTCCAAAAAAGAAGGCATTTCTAATTCTACATCTGGAATAGTCTGCTTTACGACTTCATAATATTTGACTGGATGGGCTGAAGCAAGAAAAATACCTACTTCACTTTCTGGAGTGAGATAATTTTTGAGTGCTGCATAAGCAACCGTAGAATGTGGGTCTGCTAGATAATTATACCCTTCATAAAGGTCTTTGAGGGTATTTTTTGTTCTTCGGTCTGTCAGTCTATATCCTGCAATATCTGCCGAAAAACGAGTATAAGAATGATTATAAAGAGTTAATAAACGCTTAAAATTAACTGGATTTCCTGTGTCCATTGAGCTAGAAATAGTACGAATAGCAGGACGAGGCTCAAAACTTCCATTTAATAAATATTGAGGAACAACATCATTTATATTTGTTGCTGCAATAAAGCGACTAATTCGAAGTCCCATTTTTTTGGCAATAATTCCTGCTGTAAGATTTCCAAAATTTCCACTCGGAACAGAAAAAATAGTAGTTCTTTTTTCTCCTTTTAGCTGTGCAACAGCCCAAAAATAGTACACACATTGAGGCAAAAGACGAGCAATATTATGAGAATTTGCTGTTGTAAGTCGGATTTTTTTATTTAATTCTTTATCTATAAGAACTTCTCTGACAAGATTTTTGCAATCTTCATAAGTTCCATCAATTTCTAAAGCTGTAATATTTTCTCCCCATGTATTGAGCTGTTTTTCTTGCAACAAACTCAATTTATTTTTTGGATAAAGAATACATAATTTTATGCCTTTTCGTTTGAAAAATGCACTTGCAGCAGCACTTCCAGTATCTCCAGTAGTGGCTACCAAAACCGTAATATCTTGACTTTCTTTTTCTTTCTCCAAAAAATAACTCATTAGCTCTGCCATAAATGACATTCCTATATCTTTAAAAGAAAGTGTTTTGCCATGAAAAAGCTCTAACGAATAAACTTCTTTTTCATAAATTTCTACTAATGGAATTTCAAAATTAAAAGCCTTTTGAATTATTTTTGCTAAATCTTCTTCAGGAATTTCATCTCCAAATAAATTCAAACACACTTTCAAACAAATTTCTTGAAATGAAAAAGTATGAAGATTCAACAGAAACTCTTTTGGCAAAAGATTTATTACTTCGGGCATCAAAAGTCCACCCTTTGAGCTAAAAGTTTGAAATAAGGCTTCACATAGAGAACCAACTTGAGTATCTCCGTTTGTACTAGAATAATTCATTAAGAGGGATAAAGAAAGGCTAAAGAATAAGGTAAATTAAGATTCTGATAAAAATAAATAATCATCTTACTAGAACCTACAAAATTAGTGCGTTATTTGTTTGGAGAACAAATTTAGTTCAAAATAAATAATCTATTTCATTTTGGAAAATTTTGAAGGAATTATTAAAAAATCAAAAAAGTAAATTGAATGTTACCAATTAAAATGTAATTTCAAAAATTAATTAAACCAAAAAATTCTATGAAAAAAAATATTCTACATTTCTGTATTTTTATTTTTACTATTTTCCTTTTTTCCCCCTGTTCTATGGCACAAAAAAGTAGATTTTCCTCAAACAATAATTTTTCTATTCCTTTTGATACCAACACAAATCAAACAGTTACTTATCAAGAAGGAATTGAATTTTTGAATAAATTGACTACTGCTTATCCTCATTTTTTGCAAGTCAATGAGTTTGGAATGACAGATAGTGGAGAGCCTTTACACGAAATTATTTTTGAAGTAAATGGGAAATTCAATCCACTCTCTGAAACAGAAAAAGAAGACAAATTTGTTGTTTTTATAAATAATGGAATTCATCCAGGGGAATCGGATGGAATTGATGCAACTTTGATGCTTTTGAGAGATTTATGTACAAAAGAAGAAGCTAGAAATCAATATAAAAATATTGTTTTGGTAGCAATCCCATTTTATAATGTAAGTGGTGCATTGACAAGAAACTCCACAACCAGAGCCAATCAAAATGGAGCAGAAGAATATGGTTTTCGTGGAAATGTCAAAAATTTAGATTTAAATCGTGATTTTGTAAAATGTGATTCCAAAAATGGAGAGAGTTTTAATAAATTATTCCAAAAATGGCAGCCTTTAGTTTATCTTGAAAACCACGTTTCGAATGGTGCAAATTATCAATATACAATGACACATTTGGCTACTCAAGCTGATAAATTGGGTGGGAAAATGGGAATGTTTTTGAATGAAAAATTTACGCCTGCTTTAGAAAAAGCAATGATAATTCGTAATGAAGAAATGACTCCTTATGTAAATGTTTTTGGTTTTGATCCTGTAAATGGCTGGGAAGGTTTTATGGATTCGCCTCGTTATTCGACGGGTTATGCTGCGCTTTTTCAGACTTTTTCGATGCTTACCGAAACACACATGTTGAAACCTTATGACAAGCGAGTAAAGGCAACTTCTATTTTTATGGAAGAACTTTTAAAATATGTTCAATCAAATGGAAAGGAGCTTCAAAAAATAAAAACTCAAGACCAAAACAATGTAAAAATCAAAAAAGAATTTGTTTTGAATTGGGAATTAGATACAACAAGACACAGAATTCTCAATTTTAAGGGGTATGAATCTTCATTAGAAAAAAGTAAAGTTTCTGGCTTGGATAGAATGAAATATGATGCTTCAAAACCTTATAAAAAAGAAGTCAATTATTATGATGCTTTTAAGTCTTCTTTAAAAATTGATGTTCCAAAAGCCTATTTGATTCCACTTGCTTATACAGAAGTTTTGGAACGTTTGAAATGGAATAATGTAGAAATGGATACTTTAATTAATGCAGAACACACAGCGCATAAAGTAGAAGTTTATTCTATTAAAAATTACAAAACAGCTAAATCTGCTTATGAGAGTCATTATTTGCATTCTGATGTTGAGCTTTCGAAAGAAATAATGACATTTGCTGAGGCTTTGCGTTATCCAGAACAAAAATATGTTTTGGTCAAAATGAACCAAGCAGCCAATCGATATATTGTAGAAATGCTAGAACCACAAGGCAAAGATTCGTTTTTTGCTTGGAATTTTTTTGATGGAATTTTGCAACAGAAAGAACATTTTTCGCCTTATGTTTTTGAAGATATTGCAGCCAAAATTCTGGAAGAAAATCCTGATTTGAGAAAAGAATTAGAAGACAAAAAAGCAAGTGATGAAGAGTTTGCCAAAAGTGCTTACTTGCAATTAGAATTTGTTTATAAAAATTCTATTTATCACGAAAAAACATATTTGAGGTATCCTGTTTTTAGAGTAGGTGGATAAATTTTTATTCTTTAATTAAGAAATAATACAGAATTAACTTAGGGTTTTCGCAAATTAGAATTAGAATAAAATTTCATAAAAAAACTATTTTGCGAAAATACCAATTACCTAAAACTCAATAATTTGAGATAATAAATATTCAATGGAAGCCCACGTATTATTTAAAATATAAGGAATTTCAATTTCTTTGAGCCAAGTTACTTTTTCTATTCCTTCTTCAATTTGTGGTTGAGGTGTGCTTTCATCCTCTGTACTCATTTCAAACCAATAGGTTTTTTTAATGATTTCTTTTCCTTCATACGTATAGATATGATAAGTAGTAGGAAGTTCTTTTACAATTTCTGCTTTTACTCCACATTCCTCTTCTACTTCTCTTACAGCAGCTTCGGCATTGGTTTCATTTTCTTCTAAATGTCCTTTTGGCAAATCCCATTTTCCATTTCTGAAAATCCACAGTTGTAAGGTATCACGCATGACTAAGCCTCCAGCAGCCTCTCTAATTTTGAATCTTTTGGCAAACTCTTCAAATGATTTTTCTATATCATCG contains:
- a CDS encoding M14 family zinc carboxypeptidase; amino-acid sequence: MAQKSRFSSNNNFSIPFDTNTNQTVTYQEGIEFLNKLTTAYPHFLQVNEFGMTDSGEPLHEIIFEVNGKFNPLSETEKEDKFVVFINNGIHPGESDGIDATLMLLRDLCTKEEARNQYKNIVLVAIPFYNVSGALTRNSTTRANQNGAEEYGFRGNVKNLDLNRDFVKCDSKNGESFNKLFQKWQPLVYLENHVSNGANYQYTMTHLATQADKLGGKMGMFLNEKFTPALEKAMIIRNEEMTPYVNVFGFDPVNGWEGFMDSPRYSTGYAALFQTFSMLTETHMLKPYDKRVKATSIFMEELLKYVQSNGKELQKIKTQDQNNVKIKKEFVLNWELDTTRHRILNFKGYESSLEKSKVSGLDRMKYDASKPYKKEVNYYDAFKSSLKIDVPKAYLIPLAYTEVLERLKWNNVEMDTLINAEHTAHKVEVYSIKNYKTAKSAYESHYLHSDVELSKEIMTFAEALRYPEQKYVLVKMNQAANRYIVEMLEPQGKDSFFAWNFFDGILQQKEHFSPYVFEDIAAKILEENPDLRKELEDKKASDEEFAKSAYLQLEFVYKNSIYHEKTYLRYPVFRVGG
- a CDS encoding NUDIX hydrolase, which codes for MRIFVQNNYLEFVNEYPEVTGGRVLQTEEIKDSYKLYLSLKTRTDFTRAYIKTDDIEKSFEEFAKRFKIREAAGGLVMRDTLQLWIFRNGKWDLPKGHLEENETNAEAAVREVEEECGVKAEIVKELPTTYHIYTYEGKEIIKKTYWFEMSTEDESTPQPQIEEGIEKVTWLKEIEIPYILNNTWASIEYLLSQIIEF